A section of the Candidatus Binatia bacterium genome encodes:
- the nadD gene encoding putative nicotinate-nucleotide adenylyltransferase — MRRVGIFGGSFNPIHIGHLRAAEEVREAQSLHRVLFVPAAIPPHKSRRYLASPAQRLEMVRLAISGNRAFAVSDIELQRRGRSYSIDTLRELRARFPDWQLHFIVGLDAFAEIDTWREFEGLFELSHFVVVSRPGIQVRPLRQLLPVVTRNAFWYAPDGLTLVHRSGHTVVFQQITGFDVSATAIRQALLQGRSIRYLVPKPVERYILRHGLYQGRSGVS, encoded by the coding sequence ATGCGGCGGGTGGGCATCTTTGGTGGCAGCTTCAACCCCATCCATATCGGGCACCTCCGAGCGGCGGAAGAGGTGCGGGAAGCGCAATCCCTCCACCGCGTGCTGTTCGTGCCCGCTGCCATCCCCCCGCACAAGAGCCGCCGCTATTTAGCCTCTCCCGCACAACGCCTCGAGATGGTGCGGCTGGCCATCTCGGGCAACCGCGCTTTCGCCGTCTCGGACATCGAGTTGCAGCGGCGGGGCCGTTCTTATTCCATCGACACCCTGCGCGAGTTGCGGGCACGGTTTCCTGACTGGCAACTGCACTTCATCGTGGGCCTGGACGCGTTTGCGGAAATCGACACCTGGAGGGAATTCGAAGGACTGTTCGAACTCAGCCACTTCGTGGTGGTATCTCGCCCCGGAATCCAAGTGCGTCCCCTCCGACAGCTTTTGCCGGTTGTCACGCGTAATGCCTTCTGGTATGCGCCCGATGGTTTGACACTGGTGCATCGGTCCGGACACACCGTCGTCTTTCAACAAATCACCGGCTTTGACGTGTCGGCGACGGCCATTCGCCAGGCTTTGTTGCAGGGGCGATCCATCCGTTATCTCGTGCCAAAACCGGTCGAACGTTACATTCTTCGGCACGGACTCTATCAGGGGAGGTCTGGGGTATCGTGA
- the rsfS gene encoding ribosomal silencing factor RsfS: MKKLSARNAAFVCAKAALDKKAYDLVLLDVSELTSLADYFLICSGRSDTQVQAIAQAVEEAMYRAGHKPLAIEGYRHGHWVVEDFGDVVVHIFFEPVREFYDLERLWAKAPRVSLPEPYETQARESRLIAGSER, from the coding sequence GTGAAAAAGCTATCGGCGCGGAACGCTGCGTTCGTTTGTGCCAAGGCGGCCTTGGATAAAAAGGCATACGACTTGGTGTTGTTGGACGTGAGCGAGCTCACGTCGCTGGCCGACTATTTTCTGATTTGCAGCGGCCGCTCCGACACGCAGGTGCAAGCCATTGCACAAGCCGTGGAAGAGGCCATGTACCGAGCCGGTCACAAACCCCTGGCCATCGAAGGTTACCGCCACGGTCACTGGGTGGTGGAGGACTTTGGCGATGTCGTGGTTCACATATTTTTCGAGCCCGTGCGGGAATTTTACGACCTCGAACGCCTGTGGGCGAAAGCACCGCGAGTCAGCCTGCCCGAGCCGTACGAAACGCAAGCGCGGGAGTCGCGCCTCATCGCCGGCAGTGAACGCTGA
- the dsbG gene encoding oxidoreductase: protein MKLVLVLALVLVAAWPRGGWGTDEVVATVGERKITRAELEKHVKPKLVQLENQRFQVLQEGLDELVADELYKLEAKARGISVEQLVKQELEEKVGAPTQEEVQKLYDDNKEDLEGQSLEQIRPQLVEYLRQQKLAERHQQFLGELRKKYKTTVSLKPPVVEVGDGGRPAKGPASAPVTIIEFSDYECPFCKRAAGTVAEVLRHYGDKVRFVHRDFPLNFHQHARLAAEAAACAHAQGKFWDYHDRLWKAEDLSESGLKALAKDTGLDEGKFAECLKSKPHSAAIDRDIEEGTAAGVNGTPAFFINGRMLSGAQPFEAFKQVIDEELRRAQRKS, encoded by the coding sequence ATGAAACTCGTGTTGGTGCTGGCCCTGGTTTTGGTCGCAGCTTGGCCGCGCGGCGGTTGGGGAACAGACGAGGTCGTGGCCACTGTGGGCGAGCGCAAAATCACGCGCGCCGAACTGGAAAAGCACGTGAAGCCGAAGCTGGTGCAGTTGGAGAATCAGCGCTTCCAAGTGTTGCAGGAAGGCTTGGACGAACTCGTCGCGGACGAGCTGTACAAACTGGAGGCCAAGGCACGTGGCATCTCGGTCGAGCAACTCGTCAAGCAAGAACTCGAGGAGAAGGTCGGTGCGCCGACTCAAGAAGAAGTGCAGAAGCTTTACGACGACAACAAGGAAGACTTGGAAGGCCAATCGCTGGAACAAATCCGGCCGCAGTTGGTGGAGTATCTCCGGCAGCAAAAACTGGCCGAGCGCCATCAACAGTTCTTGGGGGAGTTGCGCAAGAAGTACAAAACGACCGTGAGCCTGAAGCCGCCGGTTGTGGAAGTGGGCGATGGCGGCCGGCCCGCAAAAGGTCCAGCCTCGGCCCCGGTGACCATCATCGAGTTCTCTGACTACGAGTGCCCGTTTTGCAAGCGGGCCGCGGGAACAGTGGCCGAGGTTCTCCGGCATTATGGGGATAAGGTTCGTTTCGTGCACCGAGATTTTCCGCTGAACTTCCACCAGCACGCGCGCTTAGCGGCTGAGGCTGCCGCCTGCGCTCATGCGCAGGGAAAATTCTGGGACTACCACGACCGGCTTTGGAAGGCAGAAGATCTATCGGAATCTGGTTTGAAGGCGCTTGCGAAAGACACCGGTCTCGACGAGGGCAAGTTCGCCGAGTGCTTGAAAAGCAAGCCGCATTCTGCGGCCATTGACCGAGACATCGAGGAGGGGACGGCAGCGGGCGTGAATGGAACCCCGGCATTTTTCATCAACGGGCGGATGCTTTCCGGGGCGCAGCCGTTCGAGGCGTTCAAACAGGTCATCGACGAAGAATTGCGTCGCGCGCAACGGAAGAGTTAG
- a CDS encoding thiolase produces the protein MMRDPKVRLRGAIAIVGAGESDELGRLPHKSALTLHMEAAHNALADAGLRKEDVDAVFTAGRNMANEVPEYLGIRPRYVDGTQMGGCSFMAHVEHAMAGIAAGLFEVALITHGESGYSRVGMPATRWGEDSNNAQFELIYGHAGPTTGYGLVATRHMHVYGTTKEQMAEVAVATRKWAALNPRAFMREPITIEDVLTSRLIAWPFNLLDCCLVTDGGGAIVVTSAERAKDLRKQPVYVLGTGEAVSHQMVSQMPNFDRWDAAIVSGARAFAMAGVSHRDIDLCELYDAFTIVPILAVEALGFCKPGEGGPFLSGQRTAPGGDFPMNTNGGGLSYTHTGMYGMFAIVEAVRQLRGECGARQVPNAKIALCHGTGGTWSSAATLILGTEIP, from the coding sequence ATGATGCGCGATCCCAAAGTGCGACTGCGTGGAGCTATCGCCATCGTCGGAGCTGGGGAGTCCGACGAGCTCGGGCGGCTACCTCATAAATCCGCTCTCACGCTTCACATGGAGGCAGCGCACAATGCCCTGGCCGATGCAGGCTTGCGCAAGGAAGACGTGGACGCGGTCTTCACGGCAGGCCGCAACATGGCCAATGAAGTGCCCGAGTACTTGGGCATCCGCCCGCGGTACGTGGACGGTACCCAAATGGGCGGCTGCTCCTTCATGGCCCATGTGGAACATGCCATGGCTGGAATTGCCGCGGGCCTCTTCGAGGTCGCTCTCATCACGCACGGTGAGAGCGGTTACTCCCGAGTGGGAATGCCAGCTACACGCTGGGGTGAAGACTCGAACAACGCACAGTTCGAACTCATTTACGGGCACGCGGGTCCGACCACCGGTTACGGTCTCGTGGCGACACGGCACATGCACGTTTATGGGACCACCAAAGAGCAAATGGCCGAAGTCGCCGTGGCTACCCGCAAATGGGCCGCTCTCAACCCCCGCGCTTTCATGCGCGAGCCCATCACGATCGAGGACGTTCTGACCTCCCGCTTGATTGCATGGCCCTTTAACCTACTCGATTGCTGCCTCGTGACGGACGGCGGCGGTGCCATCGTCGTCACCTCTGCCGAAAGGGCCAAGGATTTGCGCAAGCAGCCGGTGTACGTGCTAGGAACCGGCGAAGCGGTTTCCCATCAAATGGTGAGCCAAATGCCGAACTTCGATCGTTGGGATGCCGCCATTGTCTCCGGCGCTCGGGCATTCGCAATGGCCGGCGTCAGTCACCGAGACATTGACCTATGCGAATTGTACGACGCCTTCACGATTGTGCCCATTTTAGCCGTAGAAGCACTCGGATTTTGTAAGCCGGGCGAGGGCGGACCCTTCCTTTCTGGGCAGCGCACGGCACCCGGAGGCGACTTCCCGATGAATACCAATGGCGGCGGGCTCTCGTACACACACACGGGGATGTACGGCATGTTCGCCATTGTCGAAGCGGTCCGGCAATTGCGCGGCGAATGCGGAGCTCGGCAAGTACCCAACGCAAAGATCGCCCTGTGCCATGGTACGGGAGGTACGTGGAGCTCGGCAGCTACCCTCATTCTGGGAACAGAAATCCCCTGA
- the proA gene encoding gamma-glutamyl phosphate reductase, which yields MGKRMDVHATVIELCRNARKAAQELAKTTTDRKNRCLTRLASELRSQQQSILRANGADLEAAREQGLSAALIDRLRLDPQRIEGMARGVEVVSALPDPVGETIACWRRPNGLEIAQVRIPIGVVGIIYESRPGVTIDAGALCLKSGNAVILKGGSEAWHTNRVLADIFAAALRAENLPPEAVQVLPTTERTAVQVLLQQTAYIDVVIPRGGESLIRAITEMSRVPVIQHYAGVCHTYVDEFADLKMAEEICYNAKVQRPGVCNAMETMLVHERVAEQFLPPMVRRFEAAQVEIRGCERTRSIVPHVRAASEEDWRTEYLDLILAVKVVSSLDEAISFINTYGTGHSDAIVTNHYEHARRFQREVDSAAVYVNASTRFTDGYEFGFGAEVGISTNRLHARGPMGLRELTTYKYVISGNGQIRT from the coding sequence ATGGGCAAACGCATGGATGTGCATGCCACGGTGATCGAGCTTTGCCGAAACGCGCGCAAGGCCGCGCAGGAGCTGGCCAAAACCACGACGGACCGCAAGAACCGTTGTCTGACACGCCTGGCCAGCGAGCTTCGAAGCCAACAGCAGTCCATCCTCCGAGCCAACGGGGCGGACCTGGAAGCCGCGCGCGAACAAGGGCTCTCCGCTGCCTTGATTGACCGCTTGCGCCTCGACCCGCAGCGAATCGAGGGCATGGCCCGCGGGGTGGAAGTGGTGAGCGCTCTCCCCGACCCAGTCGGAGAAACCATAGCATGCTGGCGCCGCCCGAACGGCTTGGAAATCGCGCAGGTGCGCATCCCCATCGGGGTGGTCGGCATCATTTATGAATCGCGGCCCGGGGTGACCATTGACGCCGGCGCACTTTGTCTCAAGTCGGGCAACGCGGTCATCCTCAAAGGCGGGAGCGAAGCCTGGCACACCAATCGGGTGCTGGCCGACATATTTGCCGCAGCCCTCCGCGCGGAAAACTTGCCGCCCGAAGCTGTACAAGTTCTTCCCACCACGGAGCGCACTGCGGTGCAAGTTCTCTTGCAGCAAACCGCATACATTGACGTCGTCATCCCACGGGGAGGGGAAAGCTTGATCCGAGCGATCACGGAAATGTCCCGTGTGCCAGTGATCCAACACTACGCGGGGGTGTGCCACACCTACGTCGACGAGTTTGCCGACTTAAAGATGGCCGAGGAAATTTGTTACAACGCCAAGGTACAACGTCCCGGGGTCTGCAATGCGATGGAAACCATGCTGGTGCACGAACGTGTGGCCGAACAATTTTTGCCGCCCATGGTCCGTCGTTTCGAAGCCGCCCAAGTGGAAATCCGAGGCTGCGAGCGCACGCGCTCCATTGTGCCCCATGTACGTGCAGCTAGCGAAGAAGACTGGCGGACCGAGTATCTCGATCTGATCCTCGCGGTAAAAGTCGTATCGTCGCTCGATGAGGCCATCTCGTTCATCAACACGTACGGTACCGGCCACTCCGACGCGATCGTGACGAACCACTACGAACACGCCCGCCGGTTCCAACGCGAGGTGGATTCGGCGGCCGTGTACGTCAACGCCTCGACTCGCTTTACCGACGGCTATGAGTTCGGCTTTGGTGCCGAAGTCGGAATTTCCACCAACCGCTTGCATGCGCGTGGCCCGATGGGGTTGCGGGAACTGACCACGTACAAGTACGTCATCTCCGGAAACGGGCAAATTCGCACGTGA